The following coding sequences are from one Prochlorococcus sp. MIT 0604 window:
- a CDS encoding O-acetylhomoserine aminocarboxypropyltransferase/cysteine synthase family protein encodes MSNQKFETLQLHAGQVPDPTTNSRAVPIYQTSSYVFDNAEHGANLFGLKEFGNIYTRLMNPTTDVFEKRMAALEGGMAALATSSGQAAQFLTIVNCMTAGDNFVSTSFLYGGTYNQFKVQFPRLGIEVKFADGDSVDSFRNKIDDKTKAIYVESMGNPRFNIPDFEGLSALAKENGIPLIVDNTLGAGGALIRPIDFGADVVVESATKWIGGHGTSIGGVIVDAGTFDWGNGKFPLMSEPSAAYHGLVHWDAFGFGSDICKSLGVPDNRNIAFALRARLECLRDWGSAQSPFNSFLLLQGLETLSLRIERQTSNALELAKWLDSNSNVSSVNYPGLESDPYYLSAKKYTTGRGMGCMLMFSLDGGYENAVKFIDSLKLASHLANVGDSKTLVIHPASTTHQQLSEEEQLSAGVTPTMVRVSVGIEHIDDIKADFEQALSQIT; translated from the coding sequence TTGAGCAACCAAAAGTTCGAGACTCTTCAGTTACATGCAGGTCAGGTACCTGATCCAACTACAAATTCTAGAGCAGTACCCATTTATCAAACTAGTTCCTATGTCTTTGATAATGCCGAGCATGGAGCGAATCTTTTTGGATTAAAAGAATTTGGAAATATTTATACTCGACTTATGAATCCCACCACAGATGTTTTCGAAAAAAGGATGGCAGCTTTGGAAGGAGGTATGGCAGCACTTGCAACATCTTCAGGTCAAGCTGCTCAATTCTTGACAATCGTGAACTGCATGACAGCAGGGGATAATTTTGTCTCTACATCTTTTCTCTATGGTGGGACCTACAATCAATTTAAAGTACAATTTCCAAGATTAGGAATAGAAGTTAAATTTGCTGATGGTGATAGTGTCGATAGTTTTAGAAATAAAATTGATGATAAAACCAAAGCAATTTATGTAGAATCAATGGGAAACCCTCGGTTCAATATCCCAGATTTTGAGGGACTCTCTGCTCTGGCGAAGGAAAATGGAATTCCCTTAATAGTGGATAATACCCTTGGTGCAGGTGGTGCTTTAATAAGACCAATTGATTTTGGAGCCGATGTTGTTGTAGAAAGTGCAACAAAATGGATCGGTGGTCATGGGACAAGTATCGGAGGGGTTATTGTTGATGCAGGCACCTTTGATTGGGGAAATGGTAAATTTCCACTAATGAGTGAGCCAAGCGCTGCTTATCATGGGCTCGTTCATTGGGATGCTTTTGGTTTTGGTAGTGATATCTGCAAATCTTTGGGAGTACCTGATAATAGAAATATAGCTTTTGCGTTAAGAGCAAGACTCGAATGCCTGCGAGACTGGGGATCCGCTCAAAGCCCTTTTAATTCTTTCTTGTTATTACAGGGTTTGGAAACTCTAAGTTTAAGAATAGAAAGACAAACTTCTAATGCTCTTGAATTAGCAAAATGGTTGGATTCTAATTCTAATGTAAGTAGTGTTAATTACCCTGGCCTTGAATCTGATCCATATTACTTAAGTGCCAAAAAATATACTACTGGAAGGGGAATGGGTTGCATGCTTATGTTCTCTCTTGATGGGGGTTATGAAAATGCAGTGAAATTTATCGATTCCTTAAAATTAGCCAGCCACCTTGCTAACGTAGGTGATTCAAAAACATTAGTAATTCATCCGGCTTCAACAACTCATCAGCAATTATCTGAAGAAGAACAATTATCTGCAGGCGTTACTCCCACGATGGTAAGAGTTTCTGTAGGAATTGAGCATATTGATGATATAAAAGCAGATTTCGAACAAGCACTTTCACAAATTACATAG
- a CDS encoding mechanosensitive ion channel family protein, protein MKLVTENFLLAISIFFIGILFSIIISKVSKIFFKKITKRTKTNFDDFIFEVISGIIKPIGFLLSFYFSIDYFFADEINFISVLLNILKLFILIIIIKALNKVLIRSLTESTSKINDSSISSMISSLTPLIKALTWTIGSIFFLQNIGVQMTAIWALLSAGGIGAGLALKDPVQEFFEYITILLDKPFQKGEFIKSDGVLGMVERVGVRSSRIRSINGEVIVMSNSALTNGIISNYAQMEKRRLVHKLGVVYETSPKLMKLIPIIIKKIVEETKDASFDRCHFTDFGDFSLNFELVYYIPTNNYLAAMEAQQSINLKIIEEFAINNIEFAFPTQTLNIESNKSK, encoded by the coding sequence ATGAAATTAGTTACTGAAAACTTCCTTCTGGCAATATCTATTTTTTTTATTGGAATTTTATTTTCGATAATAATTTCTAAAGTTTCAAAAATATTCTTCAAAAAGATCACCAAACGTACAAAAACAAATTTTGATGATTTTATTTTTGAGGTCATCTCTGGAATTATTAAACCAATAGGTTTTCTCCTCTCATTTTATTTTTCAATTGACTACTTTTTTGCTGATGAAATAAATTTTATCTCTGTATTATTGAATATTCTGAAATTATTTATATTGATAATAATTATAAAAGCTCTCAACAAAGTTTTAATAAGATCTTTAACAGAATCGACATCGAAAATTAATGATTCCTCAATCAGTTCAATGATATCTTCACTTACTCCTTTAATAAAAGCATTAACATGGACTATTGGTTCAATCTTTTTCTTACAAAATATAGGAGTTCAAATGACTGCTATTTGGGCTCTACTCAGTGCAGGGGGTATTGGCGCAGGATTAGCTTTGAAAGATCCAGTTCAGGAGTTTTTTGAATACATAACAATTTTGCTTGATAAACCTTTTCAAAAAGGTGAGTTTATAAAATCTGATGGCGTCCTTGGAATGGTTGAGAGGGTCGGAGTAAGATCCTCAAGAATAAGAAGTATCAATGGAGAAGTAATAGTAATGAGCAACAGCGCCCTTACAAATGGGATCATTTCAAATTACGCACAAATGGAAAAAAGAAGGTTAGTGCATAAATTAGGAGTTGTTTATGAAACCTCTCCAAAACTTATGAAATTGATTCCAATAATAATAAAAAAAATAGTTGAAGAGACAAAAGATGCTTCTTTTGATAGGTGTCATTTCACAGATTTTGGTGACTTTAGTCTTAATTTCGAACTTGTTTATTACATACCAACCAATAATTATCTTGCCGCAATGGAAGCTCAACAATCTATAAATTTAAAAATTATTGAGGAATTTGCAATCAATAATATAGAGTTTGCATTCCCAACACAAACCTTAAATATTGAGAGTAACAAATCCAAATGA
- a CDS encoding SDR family NAD(P)-dependent oxidoreductase has product MIKNINILITGGNSGIGFFAIINLLKKENILYIVIKNEFRKNEFLKKIEKYFDENYLSKFLNIIENCDLSDLENIKKIKDYFISKKIFLDVVVLNAGLQYTGSFYPKVSKQGIELTFAVNHLAHFYLVNVLKDFIRNKEESRIIITSSDVHDPKSSGGNIGKKAGLNNLVDFRKKVTGQFLNFNADEAYKNSKLCNILFAKELEKKLKISSSKISVITWAPGLVIPNDHSGFFRYSKRFNLFGYLIFSKAAKNILGISESIENAGKILSEIVLNADLNNVGFIYLSNKLIARKKHKLVESNVSDEANSDELSSKLWFLSEDICRSFGFVTLNI; this is encoded by the coding sequence ATGATTAAAAATATAAATATTTTAATTACTGGAGGTAATTCAGGAATAGGTTTTTTTGCCATTATTAATTTACTGAAGAAGGAAAATATTCTATATATTGTAATAAAAAACGAATTTAGAAAGAATGAATTTCTCAAAAAAATTGAGAAATATTTTGATGAAAATTACCTTAGTAAATTTTTAAATATTATTGAAAATTGTGATCTTTCAGATTTAGAGAATATTAAAAAGATTAAAGATTACTTTATTAGTAAAAAAATTTTTTTAGATGTCGTTGTTTTAAATGCAGGATTGCAATATACAGGCTCTTTTTATCCTAAAGTATCAAAACAAGGCATAGAACTAACTTTTGCGGTAAATCATCTTGCACATTTTTACTTGGTAAATGTGCTGAAAGATTTTATTAGAAATAAAGAAGAATCTAGAATCATTATTACATCATCAGATGTCCACGACCCCAAAAGTTCAGGTGGCAATATAGGAAAGAAAGCGGGACTTAATAACCTAGTTGATTTTAGAAAAAAAGTAACTGGGCAATTTTTAAATTTTAATGCTGATGAAGCTTATAAAAATAGTAAGTTATGTAATATTTTGTTTGCTAAAGAACTTGAAAAAAAATTAAAAATATCCTCCAGTAAAATTTCTGTAATAACTTGGGCTCCTGGTCTAGTAATACCAAATGATCATTCGGGTTTTTTTAGATACAGTAAACGTTTTAATCTCTTTGGATATTTAATTTTTTCTAAAGCTGCAAAAAATATTTTAGGAATTTCTGAAAGCATAGAAAATGCTGGAAAGATTCTTTCCGAGATTGTCCTTAATGCAGATTTAAATAATGTTGGTTTCATATATTTAAGTAATAAACTTATAGCTAGAAAAAAACATAAATTAGTTGAAAGTAACGTTAGTGATGAAGCAAATAGTGATGAGTTGTCTTCAAAACTTTGGTTTTTAAGTGAAGATATTTGCAGATCATTTGGATTTGTTACTCTCAATATTTAA
- the stpA gene encoding glucosylglycerol 3-phosphatase: MEYMKSNLKAQKQLISSKNILIIQDIDGVCIPLVKDPMTRELESKYIYAVKEFAEEFFVLTCGEHEGPRGVNRIIERSLRSTTEPKNKELYLRGLAACGVEYQDNNGEISFEGVSEKELNFLSKVPSLIRPKFNFIVKNIFPELSQEDINFHAEKSICETRFSPTINFNSLFDLVKNDSDKRKLIQISFEKMMNEIIFKAESEGLENSFFLHISPNLGNKNGKERIKLSSKDDIGSTDIQLLIKGAVKDSGVLFLLNKFIEDKTGKAPFGRSFNFRNSPNSIMGKIDLCKSNIQTEDMPLIVGVGDTITSKKKTNENNYLRGGSDRSFLEFIQILGNEFGINNKIIFVDSSSGEVERPSTKKTGLTGISDLYDNLKFDLVFQNGPKEYISWFIELANKRSNFKKNS; encoded by the coding sequence ATGGAATATATGAAAAGTAATTTAAAGGCACAAAAACAATTAATTTCTTCTAAAAATATTTTAATTATTCAAGATATTGACGGAGTTTGCATCCCTTTAGTTAAAGATCCAATGACTAGAGAATTAGAATCGAAATATATCTATGCAGTAAAAGAATTTGCAGAGGAATTCTTTGTATTAACTTGCGGGGAACATGAAGGTCCAAGAGGGGTTAACAGAATAATAGAAAGAAGTTTAAGAAGCACTACTGAGCCAAAAAACAAAGAACTATATTTAAGAGGTTTAGCAGCCTGTGGAGTAGAGTATCAAGATAATAATGGTGAGATAAGTTTTGAAGGAGTCTCAGAAAAAGAACTAAATTTTTTATCTAAAGTACCTAGCCTAATAAGACCAAAGTTTAATTTTATAGTTAAAAATATTTTTCCTGAACTTAGCCAAGAAGACATCAATTTTCACGCAGAAAAATCAATATGTGAAACACGCTTTTCGCCAACGATTAATTTCAATAGTCTATTTGATTTAGTTAAAAATGATTCTGATAAAAGAAAGCTTATTCAAATTAGTTTTGAAAAAATGATGAATGAAATCATCTTTAAAGCTGAATCCGAAGGCTTAGAGAACTCATTTTTCCTGCATATTTCGCCAAATTTAGGAAATAAAAATGGTAAAGAAAGAATTAAACTTTCTTCTAAAGATGATATTGGATCAACAGACATACAATTACTTATTAAAGGAGCAGTTAAAGATTCTGGAGTCTTATTTCTTTTAAATAAATTTATTGAGGATAAAACTGGTAAAGCTCCTTTTGGAAGAAGTTTTAATTTTAGAAACTCTCCAAATTCAATTATGGGAAAAATTGATTTATGCAAAAGTAATATTCAAACAGAAGATATGCCCTTGATAGTAGGAGTTGGTGATACAATAACATCAAAAAAAAAAACTAATGAAAATAATTATTTGAGAGGAGGAAGTGACAGATCTTTTTTAGAATTTATACAAATATTAGGTAATGAATTTGGTATTAATAATAAAATAATTTTTGTAGATAGTAGTTCTGGGGAAGTGGAAAGACCTTCTACAAAAAAAACTGGTTTAACAGGGATCAGCGATCTTTATGACAACTTAAAGTTTGACTTGGTTTTTCAAAATGGTCCCAAAGAATATATAAGTTGGTTTATTGAACTTGCTAATAAGAGATCAAACTTTAAAAAAAATAGTTGA
- a CDS encoding SDR family NAD(P)-dependent oxidoreductase — protein MRTILISGASRGIGLNIAHKELKEGNRISVGIRDLESLKGSAIDPKKWPERKIIINHYDALKKITAENWIKNTEDEFGGFDSVINCSGVLSKVPFLFKDGDEEDILNTLNINFLAIWNLCRLSWDHLCTSGRGRIIVLVSMSGKRSKGDLAAYSSSKFALMGLCQTMKNKGWDKNIRVSAICPSWVNTKMAQNISSLDKSSMTQPEDIAEICSTILKLPTQSVPFEIALNCNYEI, from the coding sequence ATGAGAACCATACTAATAAGTGGAGCAAGTAGAGGTATTGGACTAAATATTGCACATAAAGAATTAAAAGAAGGCAATAGAATTAGTGTTGGCATCAGAGATTTAGAATCATTAAAAGGAAGCGCTATTGATCCAAAAAAATGGCCTGAACGAAAAATTATAATCAATCACTATGATGCATTAAAAAAAATTACAGCCGAAAATTGGATAAAGAATACAGAAGATGAATTTGGAGGATTTGATTCAGTAATAAATTGTTCTGGAGTATTATCGAAAGTTCCATTCTTATTCAAAGATGGTGATGAAGAAGATATTTTAAATACATTAAATATCAATTTTTTAGCAATTTGGAATTTATGTAGGCTTTCTTGGGATCATTTATGTACCTCTGGCAGAGGAAGAATTATTGTTTTAGTTTCAATGAGTGGGAAAAGATCTAAAGGTGATTTAGCCGCTTATTCTTCTTCAAAGTTTGCTTTGATGGGATTATGCCAAACGATGAAAAATAAAGGTTGGGATAAAAATATAAGGGTTTCAGCAATTTGTCCAAGCTGGGTTAATACAAAAATGGCCCAAAATATCTCTTCCTTAGACAAATCAAGCATGACACAACCTGAAGATATTGCGGAAATATGCTCTACTATTCTGAAGTTACCTACCCAATCAGTTCCATTTGAAATTGCCTTAAATTGTAATTATGAAATTTAA
- a CDS encoding GIY-YIG nuclease family protein, protein MPGYVYLIRVGELYRIGKTDNLEKKIKKLKPDELLTSIKTKEPETLEARLLRKYKSQRIPETGYLKLSKRQIRECKKQFELKGSLPHTLDAEVSITLFASFLLFSLSSLIFNYLNFGFVKAISYSFGMASLPMVVLFITGSFGGYFSEDLSLFSLLTNRIKGLFIAIAMLSMAYLIFNLG, encoded by the coding sequence ATGCCGGGATATGTTTACCTCATTAGAGTTGGAGAACTTTATAGAATTGGGAAAACGGATAATCTTGAAAAGAAAATTAAGAAATTAAAACCAGATGAATTATTAACATCAATTAAGACAAAGGAGCCAGAAACTCTTGAAGCAAGATTACTAAGAAAATATAAGTCACAAAGAATTCCTGAAACTGGTTATTTAAAGCTCTCTAAAAGACAAATTAGAGAATGCAAAAAGCAATTTGAATTAAAGGGAAGCTTGCCTCATACTTTAGATGCTGAAGTTTCTATTACTCTGTTTGCATCTTTTTTATTATTTTCATTAAGTTCCCTTATTTTTAATTACCTAAATTTTGGATTTGTAAAAGCTATTTCTTATTCTTTTGGAATGGCATCTCTACCAATGGTTGTATTGTTTATTACAGGTAGTTTTGGTGGATACTTTTCTGAAGATTTGTCTCTTTTTTCATTATTAACTAATCGAATAAAAGGTTTATTTATAGCAATTGCAATGCTCTCAATGGCTTACTTAATTTTCAATTTAGGTTAA
- a CDS encoding homoserine O-succinyltransferase: MALIIPSNYHKIRDVEKNHISWIEPELAKRQDIRPLRIGILNIMPLGKQYEFNLLHPLGLSPLQIEPVWIKLETHSYKTWDLNHLNNLYITWEEANNPEPLDGIIITGAPIEHLPFEEVKYWNEFVKIVNEARNSCASTLGLCWAGFALAYLAGVHKHVFDRKLFGVFPLKSLVPGHPLMGTQDDEFICPQSRFAGLPDLEMENAQKEGKLNLLAYGEKVGYTIFESNDQKQLMHLGHPEYTVHRIISEIERDKEKGDVPPPENFDLNSSKTAWRSHRNLLFQQWLWFCYQQVSLN, encoded by the coding sequence TTGGCTTTAATAATTCCTAGCAACTATCACAAGATAAGGGATGTTGAGAAAAATCATATATCCTGGATCGAACCAGAATTAGCAAAAAGACAGGATATACGTCCTCTTAGGATTGGTATATTGAATATCATGCCTCTTGGCAAGCAGTATGAATTTAACTTACTACATCCACTTGGGTTATCTCCTCTTCAAATTGAGCCAGTTTGGATAAAGCTTGAAACTCACTCTTATAAAACGTGGGATCTTAATCATCTAAATAATCTATACATAACTTGGGAAGAAGCAAATAATCCAGAACCGTTAGATGGAATCATTATTACTGGAGCACCTATTGAACACCTACCATTTGAGGAGGTTAAGTATTGGAATGAATTTGTGAAAATTGTAAATGAAGCCAGAAATTCTTGTGCGAGTACTCTTGGATTATGTTGGGCGGGCTTCGCGCTAGCTTATTTGGCAGGGGTTCATAAGCATGTTTTTGATAGGAAATTATTTGGGGTATTCCCTTTAAAAAGTCTTGTTCCTGGTCACCCTTTGATGGGTACACAAGATGATGAATTTATATGTCCTCAAAGTAGATTTGCGGGATTACCAGATTTGGAAATGGAGAATGCCCAAAAAGAAGGGAAATTGAATTTGTTGGCCTATGGAGAAAAAGTTGGATATACAATATTTGAATCTAATGATCAAAAACAACTTATGCATTTAGGTCATCCTGAATATACTGTGCATAGAATTATTAGTGAAATTGAAAGAGACAAAGAAAAGGGAGATGTTCCTCCTCCTGAAAATTTTGATCTAAATAGTTCAAAAACCGCTTGGAGATCTCATAGGAATTTGCTTTTTCAGCAATGGCTTTGGTTTTGTTATCAACAAGTAAGTCTTAATTAA
- the arsS gene encoding arsenosugar biosynthesis radical SAM (seleno)protein ArsS (Some members of this family are selenoproteins.), with amino-acid sequence MKEKFPTIYKEPIETLQINIGYKCNQACKHCHVNSSPLRTEKMSNEIISLIPKIIDKYKIKTLDITGGAPELHPEFKTLIASLSTKQIDIIDRCNLTIFFEEGYEDLPQFLAKNNVIVTASLPCYEKDNVEFQRGIGVFEKSINAIKILNDLGYGKKENGLQLNLVYNPVSPILPPSQKILEKDYKKILFEKYNIVFNNLYTITNMPINRYEESLRREGKLNIYYKLLKENFNENNLENLMCKKTISVNWLGEIYDCDFNQQINFRDNKGPKTLFDLLDESFTFDYRVAVKEHCFACTAGAGSSCGGTLS; translated from the coding sequence ATGAAAGAAAAATTCCCCACAATATATAAAGAACCTATAGAAACATTGCAAATCAATATAGGTTATAAATGCAATCAGGCTTGTAAGCATTGTCATGTTAATTCAAGTCCTCTAAGGACTGAAAAAATGTCCAATGAGATAATATCTCTCATTCCAAAAATAATTGATAAGTACAAAATCAAGACTTTAGATATAACAGGTGGCGCGCCAGAACTTCACCCAGAATTTAAAACCCTAATAGCTAGTTTGAGCACAAAACAAATTGATATTATTGATAGATGCAATTTAACAATTTTCTTTGAAGAAGGTTATGAAGATCTTCCTCAATTTCTTGCAAAGAATAATGTAATAGTTACTGCTTCGCTACCATGTTATGAAAAAGATAATGTTGAGTTTCAAAGGGGTATTGGGGTTTTTGAAAAAAGTATTAATGCTATAAAAATTCTTAATGATCTAGGCTATGGAAAGAAAGAAAATGGATTGCAATTAAATCTTGTTTACAATCCTGTAAGCCCAATTCTTCCACCCTCTCAGAAAATATTGGAAAAAGATTATAAAAAAATACTATTCGAAAAATATAATATTGTTTTTAATAACTTATACACAATAACTAATATGCCAATAAATAGATATGAAGAATCTCTAAGAAGAGAAGGCAAACTAAATATTTATTACAAATTACTAAAAGAAAATTTTAATGAAAATAATTTAGAAAATCTTATGTGCAAAAAAACTATTAGTGTAAATTGGCTTGGAGAAATTTATGATTGTGACTTTAATCAACAGATAAATTTCCGAGACAATAAAGGACCAAAGACACTTTTTGATCTTTTGGATGAGTCATTTACTTTTGACTACAGGGTAGCTGTAAAAGAACATTGTTTTGCCTGTACTGCAGGTGCAGGATCAAGTTGCGGAGGGACTTTAAGTTAA
- a CDS encoding Fur family transcriptional regulator, translated as MSLSSQYNVITSPLGDGLHKDGKRLTPQRLKVLNLFENIGSGKHLSAEEVHEKLVKSSSKVSLATIYRTLRLLVQMGLLHELELSEGGHRYELLSNETPDHHHLICIRCGRTEEFENEEVLEAGKVAAKINGFKLIESSLNVRAICPNCV; from the coding sequence TTGTCATTATCCTCTCAATACAATGTCATCACATCTCCCCTAGGAGACGGTTTACATAAAGATGGGAAGAGGTTAACTCCTCAAAGGCTTAAGGTTCTTAATTTATTTGAAAATATTGGTTCTGGAAAGCATCTAAGTGCTGAAGAGGTACATGAAAAGTTAGTTAAATCAAGCTCCAAAGTTTCACTTGCAACAATTTATAGAACTTTAAGACTTTTAGTGCAAATGGGTTTGCTTCATGAATTAGAACTCAGTGAGGGCGGACACAGATATGAGTTGCTTAGTAATGAAACACCTGATCATCATCATTTAATTTGTATTAGGTGTGGTAGAACAGAAGAATTCGAAAATGAAGAAGTTTTAGAAGCAGGCAAAGTTGCAGCAAAAATTAATGGGTTTAAACTAATTGAATCCTCTTTAAACGTAAGAGCTATATGTCCTAATTGCGTTTAG
- the crtL gene encoding lycopene beta cyclase has protein sequence MSKENMTDVLVLGAGPAGMAIASALGKEKLDVEVLSPNGPDEPWPNTYGIWGKEVDQLGLQDLLEYRWKNTVSFFGHGALEEKDDENKATEHSLDYGLFDKKKLHNYWFNECNKSFIKWHQGFANKIHFEKYKSTVTTKDGKTYSARLVVDATGYDPVFLKLKSCGPLAVQTCYGIVGNFSKPPLKKGQFVLMDYRNDHLNDEKKKEPPTFLYAMDMGDGKYFLEETSLGLVNPLTMENLKERLEKRLSYRNISITSMQHEELGLFLPMNMPIPDFKQQILGYGGAASMVHPASGYLIGNVLRRAPLVAKAVSEAIKNKNLSTYHIARKGWETLWSKELIRKKSLYQFGLEKLMRFDEKLLREFFGSFFQLPKNQWYGFLTDTLSLKEIVYAMCVMFLKAPWSVKKGLMIMHGREFKMLLRIIFPNI, from the coding sequence ATGTCAAAAGAAAATATGACAGATGTACTTGTTTTAGGTGCAGGGCCTGCAGGTATGGCAATTGCCTCAGCTTTAGGGAAGGAAAAATTAGATGTTGAAGTGCTTTCTCCAAATGGACCAGATGAACCTTGGCCAAACACATATGGTATTTGGGGGAAAGAAGTTGATCAACTCGGGCTTCAGGATTTACTTGAATATAGATGGAAGAATACTGTAAGTTTTTTTGGGCATGGCGCTTTAGAAGAAAAGGACGACGAGAATAAAGCCACGGAACATTCACTAGATTATGGACTATTTGATAAGAAGAAACTCCACAATTATTGGTTTAATGAATGCAATAAGTCTTTTATAAAATGGCATCAAGGCTTTGCAAACAAAATACATTTTGAAAAATACAAAAGTACAGTAACTACAAAAGATGGCAAGACTTACTCTGCAAGATTAGTAGTAGATGCAACAGGATATGATCCTGTTTTTCTTAAATTAAAATCGTGTGGTCCCTTAGCAGTCCAAACTTGTTATGGAATAGTAGGTAACTTTAGTAAACCTCCACTTAAGAAAGGGCAGTTTGTATTAATGGACTATAGAAATGACCATCTTAACGATGAGAAAAAAAAAGAACCGCCCACTTTTCTTTATGCCATGGATATGGGGGATGGTAAATATTTTCTTGAAGAGACATCTCTTGGTTTAGTAAATCCTCTAACAATGGAAAATTTAAAAGAAAGACTAGAGAAGAGGCTTTCTTATCGAAATATATCAATCACAAGCATGCAGCACGAAGAGCTTGGCTTATTTCTCCCTATGAATATGCCAATACCAGATTTCAAGCAACAAATACTTGGATATGGTGGAGCTGCTTCAATGGTACATCCTGCATCTGGATATTTAATTGGTAATGTTTTAAGAAGAGCTCCACTCGTCGCTAAGGCAGTCTCAGAAGCAATTAAAAACAAAAATCTAAGTACTTATCATATTGCTAGAAAAGGTTGGGAAACTTTATGGTCAAAAGAATTAATTAGGAAGAAATCACTTTACCAATTTGGATTAGAAAAACTCATGAGGTTTGACGAGAAACTATTGAGAGAATTTTTTGGTAGTTTTTTCCAACTACCTAAAAATCAATGGTACGGTTTTCTAACTGATACTCTTTCTTTAAAGGAGATTGTATATGCGATGTGCGTAATGTTTTTAAAAGCTCCATGGAGTGTAAAGAAAGGTCTTATGATTATGCATGGTAGAGAATTTAAAATGTTACTTAGGATAATATTTCCAAACATATAG
- a CDS encoding hydrolase, translating into MKGHGKSSDKLSPKVNALLIIDVQEKIIRAIFKKDLITKNIKKLIDAYQILEENIFLSEQNPFKLGTTIPELLPKNGFKKIEKMEFSLANIKGFLEELKNKKITNLIVCGIETHICIQQTALDCLQKGFEVILVSDAMSSRNRVDHEIALKRMIQKGAILTTTESIIFELCKTADRKEFKEIRNIIIR; encoded by the coding sequence ATGAAGGGGCATGGAAAATCTTCTGACAAACTATCACCAAAAGTGAATGCTTTACTAATCATAGATGTTCAGGAAAAAATTATAAGAGCAATATTTAAAAAGGATTTAATAACCAAAAACATCAAAAAGCTAATAGATGCATACCAAATTTTAGAAGAAAATATTTTTTTATCTGAACAGAACCCATTCAAATTGGGTACAACGATACCTGAATTATTGCCCAAAAATGGATTTAAAAAAATTGAGAAAATGGAATTTAGCCTAGCCAATATAAAAGGGTTTTTAGAAGAACTTAAAAATAAGAAAATTACAAATTTGATAGTTTGTGGTATCGAAACGCATATTTGTATTCAACAAACAGCCTTAGATTGTTTACAAAAAGGATTTGAAGTTATTCTGGTATCAGATGCTATGAGCAGTCGAAATAGGGTAGATCATGAAATAGCATTGAAGAGAATGATTCAGAAGGGGGCGATCTTAACTACTACTGAATCAATAATTTTTGAATTATGCAAAACTGCGGATAGAAAAGAATTTAAAGAAATTAGAAATATAATAATTAGATAA